GTGGGCATTCCATTCGCCGTCATTGGCACGATAGTTGGAATGTATTTACTGGGGTGTATGCATCCGCCAGCGGTTTTCTTAAGTATTTTTATAGTAATGGCTGGAACTAATAGCTATAACTTTGCCTTGCATCCTGTTTTGGCCGACTCTCTTGTGTTGACCTTGGCGAGTTTTTTAAACAAGGCTTTAATAAAGCGTTCGTTAGGCTAAGCTGTGCTACCCCCAAACACTCCAATCCTTGGATTGTGGTGAAGGTTCATTCCACTTCACTGGGTAATGCAGGGCTTTCCCGGGAGTGAGGCGACTCCAGATGGCTGCTACAACCGCAAGAATTGTCACCCCTACCAAAACTACTGCTACGAGATGGCCAAAGCCAGCGTGCGCCTGGATCATGATAAGTGGATTTGCACCAGCTGGCGGATGTACAGTTTGTGTAAGCAACAAGACCGCCAAAGTAATTACCTCCGCAAGCAAGTAAACCCATAAAGCATCATCAAAGAGCTGGTAGCAGACAATACCAATAAGTGCGCTGATGAGGTGCCCGCCAAATAAAGCTCTTGGCTGTGCTGCAGGAGCGCCAGTCAAGCCAAACAGAAATATCGTAGAGCCACCCAGTGATGCAAGCAGTAATGGTGATGCCGGTGGTTTTGTAACAATTAAAGCCAATCCAAGTGCAACCATTGCGCCTAGCGAAACCCATGCCAAACGTTTAACTATTTTGAGCATGACTTAGTGTAATCCAGCCATCGTAGATATTTGAATGGCTTGCCTGAGAATTGAGCTCGGACATTTGACTTGCCCAGATAGAATTTGCTCGGTAACGGATGCCGTTGAAATGGCGTCAATCTCTAAAAACGGTCTGAGATCTTCAAAGCGCTCTTCGGGGGTTGTCATTTCATTCGCATTTGGAAGCAAAAAATGCATTTCTGGCAATCGCTGCAGAGAAGCGGTTGGCTCACCCTCGCTTCCCCTCATCAAAATTGCATTTGCTGAACGAAGTTGAAAAAATTCTCGTAGTTTTTCTGGATATTCTGGGTGGGTGTAGTTAGAAACTTGCCAAGAGCTCTGAAGCGTTGGATTAATCAGTTTTGCCAGCACATGACCAGTATTCCGCAGACCAATTCTTTCTCTGATATCTAATAATTTTTGAAGGGCTGGGGAAATCACATTAAGAGGGCAAAAGATCGGTTGATTCAATGCCAGGAGGGCGCCAAATTCATCTTTGGACTTGAGAATTGGCCAGCCAAGAGACTTAAAAATTTCATGGCTCGTTACCCTGGTTAGATCTTTTTCGACCCCCTGAACAAGCACTGTAAAACCATAACTAGACAGCATGCCAGCAAGAAGTGGCGTTAAGTTTGCTTGCTTTCTAGCCCCGTTATAACTTGGTAAGACTATGGTGGGGCGTGTGCCAAGATTCAGTAAATTCAGATGCGGTTGTAGGGCGTCCATAAAGCCCATGAGCTCAGAGACAGACTCACCCTTGATGCGCATAGCAATACAAAATGCACCCAGCTCTAGATCGCTGACATTGCCATCTAGAATTTGTGTGAAGACTTCTTTTGCCTGATTGCGATCAAGGTCGCCGGCGCCTTTGCTGCCTCGGCCAATGACTTTTAAGAA
This is a stretch of genomic DNA from Polynucleobacter sp. JS-JIR-II-b4. It encodes these proteins:
- a CDS encoding HPP family protein, with protein sequence MLKIVKRLAWVSLGAMVALGLALIVTKPPASPLLLASLGGSTIFLFGLTGAPAAQPRALFGGHLISALIGIVCYQLFDDALWVYLLAEVITLAVLLLTQTVHPPAGANPLIMIQAHAGFGHLVAVVLVGVTILAVVAAIWSRLTPGKALHYPVKWNEPSPQSKDWSVWG
- the ybiB gene encoding DNA-binding protein YbiB; the protein is MSIKSFLKVIGRGSKGAGDLDRNQAKEVFTQILDGNVSDLELGAFCIAMRIKGESVSELMGFMDALQPHLNLLNLGTRPTIVLPSYNGARKQANLTPLLAGMLSSYGFTVLVQGVEKDLTRVTSHEIFKSLGWPILKSKDEFGALLALNQPIFCPLNVISPALQKLLDIRERIGLRNTGHVLAKLINPTLQSSWQVSNYTHPEYPEKLREFFQLRSANAILMRGSEGEPTASLQRLPEMHFLLPNANEMTTPEERFEDLRPFLEIDAISTASVTEQILSGQVKCPSSILRQAIQISTMAGLH